AAACGGCGCTGTCCTGGATATGCAGGGCTTTGAAGGTGTGATGATCGTTACCCACTTCGCCACCCTGGCAACAGGCGCGGTCACGTCCATCAAGGCGCAGTCCGGCACGGCTACCGGCATGGGCGATGCCGCCGATCTGGAGGACACCGGCCAGAGCGTGGCGGCAGACGATGACGATGAGATCTTTGTCATTGATCTGTTCCGGCCCCGCGAGCGGTATGTCCGCCTCGTGGTGGATAAGGACGGCAGCAACGCCACGGCGGAGAGCGCGACATACATTCAGTATGGGGCGAAGTACCCGCCGGTCAGCAACGCCACCGGCGTAACGCTGGAGGAACATCAGTCCCCCGCTGAGGGTACAGCTTGATGGAGTAGCGCACCTACGCGCCGGGATCAGTCGGAGAGTGCCCGTTCCTCATGCGAAAACCCCGACAGCCTGCGGCATCATCTCCGTGAGCAGTCATCTGCCAGGATGCGCGGCAGGCATACCCCCCGCCCTTTGTGGCGGGGTTTTTTATGCCCAGACACCGACCTACTCGCCCGTGCCGAGGCCCGCCTGCGCCCGGCTGGAGAGCTTCTTGTCGATGCCGGCTTCGGCGAGGGTGGGAACCTTGGCTTCTGGCGGTTCCGACTGAGTACCGCCAGAAGCGTCACGGCCCTTGAGCTGTCCCCGTGTTCCAGTATTCAGCCCCACCGTCTCCTTCTGCGCCCGTATAAGCTCGCCCGTCCATGGTGACGGACCCCCCAGACAAAACAACGCCGCCCGGAGGCGGCGCTGTGGCCCTGGCGCTGCTTGCTGGTGGCCCTGGCCTGGGCATCGGCGGGTTGACACCATTGGTTGCCACGTGAGACCCTTAAATCGTTCCCGCTCTGCCGTAGGCATCGGGCATTCGAGACTGCGCAAAGGTCCGCCCAGCGTAGCCGACTCAGGCCCGGCGATGACAAGCCGGCCTGAGCCGCGTTCAAGCCCCCGCTCTGGGGGCTTTGTCATTTCTGGGGCTCAGATGTGCGGCACCAGATGCCCGAGATTCAGGCCGTGCAGCACGCATCCGTATATTTGCCGCATGTGCTCCCTTCCCAGTCTCTGCGTGAAGTACAGGCGCTTCCCAGTCCGTGGGTCACGCTTGCCAACCCTGACCAGCTCCAGCCGGTGAAATCCCACCGTGTAGACCATATCGCCTTTGACCCATGAGGGGCGCTCCTGAAAGCGGCTCAGTTGCGGCAGTGCGGCACGTGGCAACTCCAGGTGATAGGGCATCACGGGGTCCGGCGGCTCAGTGCTCAAGGCGACCACCGTTACCAGATTGGGGCGTCCCTTCATGGTGGGCGAAAGCACCACCACGGGCCGCCCGGATTTGACCATTTCCGGTACCTTGAACCCCGAGGAGAAGTCACATAGCAGGATCTGGCCGACCTTCGGGTGAATTGTTATTGGCATAGGGGTGCAAGATACCGAATGCGGTCGGCAGGTACCACGTTTTGCAGTGGTGGCGGTCTGCATAGGGCAATGCTTGCCAGCGGTTGACTCGAATCCTAACCGCAGGGGTGCATTTTGAAAATGTTGGGCTGGAAGTTGGGTAAATCTGATATATCTATATAACTAATTGATTTATATGAATGATTGGCGGAGGGGGTGGGATTCGAACCCACGGAGGTCGTTAAACCTCGCCGGTTTTCAAGACCGGTGCTTTCAACCGCTCAGCCACCCCTCCGGTTGAACCTGATTGTACACTGCTGCTCTTGTCACACTGCCAGGGAACCCCGGCGCAACACTCCGGCATCGAGCCGGAGCGTCCCGCGAGGGGGTGGGATTATTCGGGCGCGCTGGCGCGCCCTCACCCCTTGCGGGGCCGCCACCGCTGCGCGGCGGCGTTGTCTCGTGCCTGACGGCACTCGGCTCGAACCCACGGAGGTCGTTAAACCTCGCCGGTTTTCAAGACCGGTGCTTTCAACCGCTCAGCCACCCCTCCGGTTGAACCTGATTGTACACTGCTGCTCTTGTCACACTGCCAGGGAACCCCGGCGCGACACTCCGGCTCGGCCGGGTTGCCGCCCGGAAGACAGCGACCGGACTGCAGGCGCCGCATTATGCCCCCCATGACAGCCGAAGCCAAGGTTTTTTCTATGGAAATCGCCCCATGCAATCGACTGCAGGCGCTTGTCCCGCCACCGCCATATCGGTATGCTGAACTTTAGATTGAGTCAAGCTGTCATAGTGGTAGCCAATCCACAGGAGGACGAACCGACAATGAATACCCCTGAACAGATGATGGCCCGCTCGCAGACGGCGATGCTGGCCACCAACAAGCTGCTGCGCAACACCTTCACCATGCTGTCCATGACCCTGATCTTCAGTGCCGTCATGGCCAGTGTCTCGATCGTGATGTCGGCCGGCTTCGGCCTCTCTCTGGTCGCCATGCTGGTGGCCTTCGGCCTGCTCTGGTTCGCGCTGCCGCGCACCGAGAACTCCGCTGCCGGCATCGGCGTGGTATTCGCCTTCACCGGCCTGATGGGCTTCAGCCTGGGGCCGATACTGAGCCACTATCTGGCGCTGCCCAACGGCGGCCAGCTCATCGCCACCGCCCTGGGCGGCACCGGGGTGATCTTCATGGGCCTGTCCGGCTACGCCATGACCACCAAACGCGATTTCAGCTTCATGGCGGGCTTCCTGTTCGTGGGCCTGATCGTG
This sequence is a window from Thiohalobacter thiocyanaticus. Protein-coding genes within it:
- a CDS encoding type II toxin-antitoxin system PemK/MazF family toxin; amino-acid sequence: MQTATTAKRGTCRPHSVSCTPMPITIHPKVGQILLCDFSSGFKVPEMVKSGRPVVVLSPTMKGRPNLVTVVALSTEPPDPVMPYHLELPRAALPQLSRFQERPSWVKGDMVYTVGFHRLELVRVGKRDPRTGKRLYFTQRLGREHMRQIYGCVLHGLNLGHLVPHI
- a CDS encoding Bax inhibitor-1/YccA family protein; this encodes MNTPEQMMARSQTAMLATNKLLRNTFTMLSMTLIFSAVMASVSIVMSAGFGLSLVAMLVAFGLLWFALPRTENSAAGIGVVFAFTGLMGFSLGPILSHYLALPNGGQLIATALGGTGVIFMGLSGYAMTTKRDFSFMAGFLFVGLIVVMIAAIANIFLAIPAMSLAISAAVVLLMSGLILFDVSRIVNGGETNYLRATVALYLDIHNLFIHLLHLLAAFSGRE